The Sulfurovum zhangzhouensis genome includes the window CATTTTTAGGCAGTGTTGGACATTGTATCGGAATGTGCGGCGGTATCGTTGTTGCCTACAGTTCTACTAAAATCGATCAAAAAAATGCATGGTGGCAACAAACCAGTCAGCACCTTGCATATAACTTCGGGCGTGTCACTACCTATGCCATCCTTGGTGGAATGTTTGGACTGCTTGGACGGGTAATCGCATTTACTCCTACGACCAAGGGAGTACTCTTTTTACTAACAGGTGTATTGATGATACTGGCAGGTCTATCTCTGTTGGGGAATTTTAAATTCTTAAACTCTGCAGAATTTTCTATCTCAAAGAACGGCTGGTATCAAAACAATTTCCGTAAACTGATCAGCTCGAAAACCTACTCCAGCTTTTTCATGTTGGGAATGCTCAACGGCATCATCCCTTGTGGTCTTGTCTACTCCTTCGCAATCTTTGCTGCAAGTACTGCTTCACCATTCTGGGGTGCGATAGTCATGGCAACCTTTGGGCTGGCTACTATCCCAGCACTCTTTTTTCTGGGCACTATCACTAAATTTCTACAAAAAGGGTCACTGCGTGATGTCATGATGAAATTTGCCGCACTGTTAGTGATCGTTTACGGTATTTATACCCTGTACAAAGCATATAACTTTATTGTCCATCCGGTAGAAACACAAAAGATGCTTGATGAGATGCAATCAGGTACTATCAAAAGTAAACTGGAAGGCAAATGCGGAGAGATGAAGTGTGCACCGGGAAAATGCGGTTAGAGTTTCCCCTCACTCTTTGCACACTAATTACTATCACTCATATGCTGTAATGTTTCCAAATAATTTTGATCATTAACAAGTGTTACTCAGAGATTGATTGGATATAATTCCTTTATGCATAAAACTTACGCTTATACCCACCACCCTATCAACTTCGACTTTAAACAGACAGTTGAACGTTTCTTTGTAGAAGAGATACCTCTCTATAGTTTCAGCGGGACAGGAAACTTCCTGATCCTCAAGATCAAAAAAACCGACATGAGTACATGGAAGCTTATCCATGTGATCTCCAAAGCTACAGGACTCGATGAACGTGATATCGGTTACGCAGGACTCAAAGATAAAAATGCCACAACGATACAATACATTTCACTACCCAAAAAGTACGAAAAAGAGCTTGAGAAAAATCTCACTACAGAACGTATAGAGATATTGGAGAAAACCTACAATAAAGCACCTATAAAAATAGGACACCTTAAAGGCAACAGATTTTCTATTATCCTGCATGATGTCTCTACCAAAGATGCAAAGTTCTTCCGTTCCACTGCACTGAAAATGCAAAAAGAAGGGATACCTAACTACTATGGTTATCAGAGGTTTGGTGAAGACAGCCAATCTTTTGAACAAGGTAAAGAGATCGCTCACAGCGGTAAAAAGCTCAAAGGAAGCAAGGAAAAGCTCCTAGTATCTGCCTATCAGAGTCATCTCTTTAACGAATGGCTGAGTATGCGTGTGCAGCTCTCATCCACCATCACAAAATATCCTGCCCAAAACGCAGCGAAAAAACTTGGCTACCCTCTTGAACTGGTTACGGTCCTTGCCAAACAACCGCAGTTTTTCAAACTCTTCTTAGGAGATATCCTTCAAGCTTATCCGTACGGTAAAACAACGCTGCTTAAAGATATGACAAAAAGTGCAACCATGTTCTCAGAAGCAAAACTCTCTCCAACCGGTTTACTCTGTGGAGCTAACATAGAACGTGCGCAAAGTGATGCATATTACCTCGAAGAGCCTTTCGATGACAAGGAACTTAGTTCTCTGAAGGGAGATAGAAGATATGCTTGGATCTGGCCTAAAGAGGTCGAGACACACTATGAGAGTGAGCAAAAAACACTTACAGTGAAGTTTTTTCTGCCTAAAGGGTCATATGCCACGACATTTCTAGAAGAGATAGGAAAATTTTCTTTAAAACCACAATTTTCGTAAATACCGCACTAGAAAATATTTAAAGGAGAGAAGAGATGTTGACTTCAACGATCATCGCGATCATAGTCTACACTCTCTCCATCATTTTAATTCCCTTGATTATGATACTTATCCCCTCTGATTACTTTACCCATCCAAAACGGCAAAGATTTCTATGGCAAAAGTTTCCGCCGGTGTTACAATGGGCAGTTATCATCATCAAAAATCTTCTTGGAGTTCTTTTGATCGTAACAGGAATAGCCATGCTGTTTTTACCCGGTCAAGGTATACTCACAATCATTGCAGGATTGATGTTTGTCAATTTCCCTTGCAAATATAAGGTTGAAAAGTGGATCATACAACAACCCATTGTTTTCCATGCAATCAACAAAATCCGTCAAAAAGCAGGTAAAACCCCGTTGAAAATAAAGAAGTAATTGTTATTCTGAAAGATCGGTTATCACTCTTTTAAGGCGAAAGAGAAAAGCCTTCA containing:
- a CDS encoding PGPGW domain-containing protein, whose product is MLTSTIIAIIVYTLSIILIPLIMILIPSDYFTHPKRQRFLWQKFPPVLQWAVIIIKNLLGVLLIVTGIAMLFLPGQGILTIIAGLMFVNFPCKYKVEKWIIQQPIVFHAINKIRQKAGKTPLKIKK
- a CDS encoding sulfite exporter TauE/SafE family protein is translated as MENIDLIIILTTAFLGSVGHCIGMCGGIVVAYSSTKIDQKNAWWQQTSQHLAYNFGRVTTYAILGGMFGLLGRVIAFTPTTKGVLFLLTGVLMILAGLSLLGNFKFLNSAEFSISKNGWYQNNFRKLISSKTYSSFFMLGMLNGIIPCGLVYSFAIFAASTASPFWGAIVMATFGLATIPALFFLGTITKFLQKGSLRDVMMKFAALLVIVYGIYTLYKAYNFIVHPVETQKMLDEMQSGTIKSKLEGKCGEMKCAPGKCG
- the truD gene encoding tRNA pseudouridine(13) synthase TruD, encoding MHKTYAYTHHPINFDFKQTVERFFVEEIPLYSFSGTGNFLILKIKKTDMSTWKLIHVISKATGLDERDIGYAGLKDKNATTIQYISLPKKYEKELEKNLTTERIEILEKTYNKAPIKIGHLKGNRFSIILHDVSTKDAKFFRSTALKMQKEGIPNYYGYQRFGEDSQSFEQGKEIAHSGKKLKGSKEKLLVSAYQSHLFNEWLSMRVQLSSTITKYPAQNAAKKLGYPLELVTVLAKQPQFFKLFLGDILQAYPYGKTTLLKDMTKSATMFSEAKLSPTGLLCGANIERAQSDAYYLEEPFDDKELSSLKGDRRYAWIWPKEVETHYESEQKTLTVKFFLPKGSYATTFLEEIGKFSLKPQFS